In Corynebacterium matruchotii, a single genomic region encodes these proteins:
- the purF gene encoding amidophosphoribosyltransferase: protein MVVTHNEAQNNQSLLDDLGEQPPREECGVFGVWAPGEEVSKLTYFGLFALQHRGQEAAGIAVGDGQQVVVYKDLGLVSQIFDEQTLDSLRGDVAIGHTRYSTAGGVTWENSQPMFRVAPNGTDVALAHNGNLVNYLELLDEADEKQLVHKQNHPSDSDVMTALLSHQIGDGHGLLSAMRDLLPRVKGAFCLTITDGHTLFAARDPEGVRPLCLGRLDKGWVVASETCALDIVGASFVREVEPGEMISIDEAGIRSEHFAATRRKGCVFEYVYLARPDSTIRGRNVNESRLEIGRRLAREYPADGDLVIPVPESGVPAAVGYAQASGIPFGQGLVKNSYVGRTFIQPSDTLRQLGIRLKLNPLREVLQGKRLVVVDDSIVRGNTQRALIRMLREAGAAAVHVRIASPPVKWPCFYGIDFASPGELIANAVTSDNEAEMVQSVCTAIGADSLGFVSTQSMVEATKQSREELCCACFDGVYPLGLPAGNPNAELVSALQRGSCGSID, encoded by the coding sequence GTGGTCGTGACACACAACGAGGCACAAAATAATCAGTCCTTATTAGATGATCTGGGGGAACAACCGCCCCGCGAAGAATGTGGCGTATTCGGTGTGTGGGCACCGGGGGAAGAAGTGTCGAAGTTAACATACTTCGGCCTTTTTGCATTACAGCACCGGGGACAGGAGGCTGCTGGCATTGCCGTCGGCGATGGACAGCAGGTCGTGGTGTACAAGGATTTGGGCCTGGTCTCGCAGATCTTTGATGAGCAAACCCTCGACTCGCTTCGCGGTGACGTGGCCATTGGGCATACCCGCTATTCCACAGCCGGCGGTGTCACCTGGGAGAACTCTCAACCCATGTTTCGGGTGGCCCCCAATGGCACCGATGTGGCCTTGGCGCATAACGGAAACCTGGTGAATTACCTGGAGCTCTTGGATGAGGCCGACGAGAAACAGTTGGTGCATAAGCAGAATCATCCCTCCGACTCCGACGTGATGACCGCCCTGCTTTCCCACCAGATCGGTGACGGTCATGGGCTGTTGTCGGCCATGCGGGACCTGCTGCCGCGTGTCAAGGGCGCGTTCTGCCTCACTATCACGGACGGCCATACCCTGTTTGCCGCCCGCGACCCGGAGGGGGTGCGGCCGCTGTGCCTGGGCCGGTTAGATAAGGGGTGGGTGGTTGCCTCCGAAACCTGTGCGCTGGACATTGTGGGGGCATCCTTCGTGCGGGAGGTCGAGCCCGGGGAAATGATTTCCATTGATGAAGCTGGTATCCGTTCGGAGCATTTCGCTGCCACTCGCCGGAAAGGCTGTGTGTTCGAATACGTGTATTTGGCCCGCCCGGACTCCACCATTCGGGGCCGTAACGTGAACGAGTCCCGCCTGGAGATCGGCCGCCGCCTGGCGCGGGAATACCCGGCCGACGGGGACCTGGTGATTCCTGTGCCGGAGTCGGGGGTGCCTGCCGCGGTTGGCTATGCCCAGGCGTCCGGGATCCCCTTCGGCCAGGGGCTGGTGAAAAACTCCTATGTGGGGCGCACGTTTATTCAACCCTCAGACACGCTTCGCCAGTTGGGTATCCGGCTGAAACTTAACCCGCTGCGGGAGGTGTTGCAGGGGAAACGCCTGGTGGTGGTGGATGATTCCATTGTGCGTGGTAACACCCAGCGGGCGCTGATCCGCATGCTGCGGGAGGCCGGCGCGGCGGCGGTGCATGTGCGCATCGCATCACCGCCAGTGAAATGGCCCTGCTTCTACGGCATTGACTTTGCCAGCCCGGGTGAGTTGATCGCCAACGCCGTGACCAGCGATAATGAGGCGGAAATGGTGCAGAGTGTGTGCACCGCTATTGGGGCGGATTCGCTGGGGTTTGTGTCGACGCAGTCAATGGTGGAGGCCACGAAGCAGTCGCGGGAAGAGCTGTGTTGCGCCTGTTTCGACGGGGTATATCCGCTGGGTCTTCCGGCGGGGAATCCCAATGCGGAGTTGGTGTCGGCATTGCAGCGGGGTTCCTGCGGTAGCATTGATTAG
- a CDS encoding sterol carrier family protein codes for MAPTPDPHELRDALQTVHPWLIDASQATPPRPAIAHAVRLSVTYLSHLAPGHAVEVRVPPFAATQCIAGPRHTRGTPPNVVETDPATWLRLVTGLDTITDNPAVTSSGTRAGEVADWLPLVRL; via the coding sequence ATGGCCCCCACACCCGACCCACACGAACTCCGCGACGCCCTTCAAACCGTCCACCCCTGGCTTATCGACGCCTCTCAGGCGACCCCACCCCGGCCCGCCATCGCCCACGCTGTCCGCCTCAGCGTCACCTACCTGAGCCACCTTGCCCCCGGACACGCCGTCGAGGTACGCGTTCCACCATTTGCCGCCACCCAATGTATTGCCGGCCCTCGACACACCCGAGGCACCCCACCCAACGTGGTCGAAACCGACCCCGCCACCTGGCTCCGGCTCGTGACCGGACTCGACACCATCACCGACAATCCGGCCGTCACCAGTTCCGGCACTCGCGCCGGAGAAGTCGCGGACTGGTTGCCGCTGGTCCGCTTGTGA
- a CDS encoding DUF2993 domain-containing protein produces MKLRRHTVVVLTAVLVGVLVAMWVVDTAIAARSERLLSQRVAEHSHLGFAPEAYFGGLPFVSNFITGVVPSMYVSVTDVKVKPFGLLRTHTTITDVEVSADRLLAGDVAGAKAALITRGVNFDAVSLGRPMGITDLDISNPYDISPAGSAASEVKLTGTPPGFTGPVTVVAELRLKGKMFLLSPITVTDRSKLDDTQNDKLSDDDIFRAFRWELDTTTLPLSKQASYVSAAGGTVYFESQQRNVVVSMDDLAPVSDD; encoded by the coding sequence ATGAAACTTCGACGGCACACGGTTGTGGTGCTCACGGCTGTGTTGGTGGGCGTGTTGGTGGCGATGTGGGTGGTTGATACGGCGATAGCGGCACGGAGTGAGCGGTTATTGTCGCAGCGGGTGGCGGAGCATTCGCATTTGGGGTTTGCGCCGGAGGCGTATTTTGGGGGGTTGCCGTTTGTGTCGAATTTTATTACGGGTGTGGTGCCGTCAATGTATGTGAGTGTGACGGATGTGAAGGTGAAGCCGTTTGGGTTGTTGCGGACGCATACCACGATTACTGATGTGGAGGTGTCTGCGGATCGGCTATTGGCCGGTGATGTTGCGGGGGCGAAGGCGGCGTTGATTACCCGGGGGGTGAATTTTGATGCGGTGTCTTTGGGTCGCCCAATGGGGATTACCGATCTGGATATTTCGAATCCGTATGATATTTCGCCGGCGGGGAGTGCGGCGTCAGAAGTGAAGTTGACGGGGACGCCGCCGGGATTTACTGGGCCGGTGACAGTGGTTGCGGAACTGCGGTTAAAGGGGAAAATGTTTTTGTTGTCGCCGATAACGGTGACAGATCGCAGCAAGTTGGATGACACTCAGAATGACAAGTTGTCGGATGATGATATTTTTCGGGCATTTCGGTGGGAATTAGATACCACAACGTTGCCATTGTCGAAGCAGGCGAGCTATGTGTCAGCGGCTGGAGGGACGGTGTATTTTGAGTCGCAGCAGCGGAATGTGGTGGTGAGCATGGATGATTTGGCACCTGTTTCGGATGATTAG
- a CDS encoding DUF3073 domain-containing protein, with protein sequence MGRGRAKAKQTKVARQLKYNTPTMDLDSLQRELAGKAAPKRAEAESHQDDEYDEYADAYSQYADWIKEQESKS encoded by the coding sequence ATGGGACGCGGTCGCGCGAAGGCAAAGCAGACCAAGGTTGCACGCCAGCTGAAGTACAACACTCCAACCATGGATCTCGACTCACTCCAGCGCGAACTTGCGGGCAAAGCAGCCCCGAAACGCGCCGAAGCCGAATCCCACCAGGATGACGAGTACGACGAGTACGCAGACGCATACTCCCAATACGCCGACTGGATCAAGGAACAAGAATCCAAGTCATAG
- a CDS encoding aminodeoxychorismate lyase yields the protein MSSSGKRKMSPIIFAVEPFGGSVRDHNPNLPLVFWDDAAVTRGDGVFETLLLRDGRICNLDRHVSRFLASAKLLDLPEPNIDGWLKATIMAAEKWRSHTTDDASCVWMYTRGRETTGIPSAWLTIRPLSPTALHQRAHGVAVMTSPRGYHIDPPETTEAVPWLVVGAKTLNYAANMAALRWARAHGFDDVIYTNGDIVLEGATSTVITVRGKKIRTPTAGGDILPGTTQAALFEYATEQKWRCKEKQLVLDDLFRADSVWLVSSVRIAARVTRINDQELPAPANEAEIRELIEAALTSNLTNHP from the coding sequence ATGAGTTCCTCTGGTAAGCGAAAAATGTCCCCCATCATTTTCGCCGTGGAACCGTTCGGCGGTTCCGTCCGTGACCATAATCCCAACCTTCCCCTCGTTTTCTGGGACGATGCCGCTGTTACCCGTGGCGATGGTGTGTTCGAAACCCTCCTTCTCCGGGATGGGCGCATCTGTAACCTCGACCGGCATGTATCCCGATTCCTCGCATCCGCGAAACTCCTCGACCTACCCGAACCCAATATCGACGGCTGGCTGAAAGCCACCATCATGGCCGCCGAAAAATGGCGCAGCCACACCACCGACGACGCCTCCTGCGTGTGGATGTACACCCGCGGCCGGGAAACCACCGGCATCCCCAGCGCCTGGCTCACCATCCGCCCCCTATCGCCCACAGCACTGCACCAACGTGCCCATGGCGTGGCCGTCATGACCAGCCCCCGCGGCTATCACATCGACCCCCCGGAAACCACCGAAGCCGTCCCCTGGCTTGTTGTTGGCGCGAAAACCCTCAACTATGCCGCCAACATGGCGGCGCTCCGCTGGGCCCGCGCCCACGGCTTCGACGATGTGATCTACACCAACGGCGACATCGTACTAGAAGGTGCCACCTCCACCGTCATCACTGTGCGCGGCAAAAAAATCCGCACCCCCACTGCTGGCGGCGATATCCTCCCCGGTACCACCCAGGCCGCCCTATTCGAATATGCGACCGAACAAAAATGGCGGTGTAAAGAAAAACAGCTCGTCCTCGACGACCTGTTTCGGGCCGACAGCGTGTGGCTCGTGAGCTCGGTGCGCATCGCCGCCCGCGTCACTCGCATCAACGACCAAGAACTCCCAGCCCCCGCCAACGAGGCAGAGATCCGGGAGCTCATCGAGGCCGCATTAACCAGTAACCTAACCAATCACCCGTGA
- the mshD gene encoding mycothiol synthase: MELTVTRELHPDQLPAIHAVLDAATRHDGIAPLSEQFLRGLTNPQHHHFLLYDDTTIVGIAAYDGETAELAVTPTARRHGGATLLIDLMGHKPLWAHGNLQPAQHFARHLGYTPSRELLVMAIDGDPLTAATAYQFPDGVELLDLPTAYDRYGSETVDQLWLEANNQAFSWHPEQGGWDLDRLNQARDTDWYRPDDVLTLWENSKLLGFHWVKRHGDLRAGAKGEVYVVGLGDAGRGRGLGGPLVNAGINRLVAEGASLVFLYVEADNKPALRAYQDVGFVVVEHHVLYTRS, from the coding sequence ATGGAACTCACCGTCACACGCGAACTTCACCCCGACCAACTCCCCGCTATCCACGCCGTCCTCGACGCAGCCACCAGGCACGATGGGATCGCGCCACTCTCCGAACAATTCCTCCGCGGACTCACCAACCCCCAACACCACCATTTCCTGCTTTACGACGACACGACCATCGTGGGAATCGCCGCCTACGATGGCGAAACCGCCGAACTCGCAGTCACCCCCACCGCCCGCCGCCACGGCGGCGCCACCCTCCTTATCGACCTCATGGGCCATAAACCCCTTTGGGCCCACGGCAACCTCCAACCCGCCCAACACTTCGCCCGCCATCTCGGCTATACCCCCAGCCGGGAACTCCTTGTCATGGCCATCGACGGTGATCCCCTCACCGCCGCCACCGCCTACCAGTTTCCCGACGGTGTAGAACTTCTCGATCTCCCCACCGCCTACGACCGCTACGGTAGTGAAACTGTCGACCAACTCTGGCTGGAAGCCAATAACCAAGCCTTCTCCTGGCACCCCGAACAAGGCGGCTGGGACTTGGATCGCCTCAACCAGGCCCGCGATACCGACTGGTATCGCCCAGACGACGTGCTCACTTTGTGGGAAAACAGCAAACTCTTAGGTTTCCATTGGGTGAAACGCCACGGCGATCTGCGCGCCGGGGCCAAGGGGGAAGTATATGTGGTGGGTCTGGGTGATGCCGGCCGGGGCCGAGGATTGGGTGGCCCTTTGGTAAACGCCGGAATAAATCGCCTGGTAGCCGAGGGGGCAAGTCTAGTGTTCCTCTACGTGGAGGCGGATAACAAGCCCGCCCTACGGGCCTACCAGGATGTGGGTTTTGTTGTTGTTGAACATCATGTTTTGTACACACGGAGCTGA
- a CDS encoding diacylglycerol/lipid kinase family protein: MRLLLISNPNSTTQTPELFRHIIPTLRGVTGLHLTTYFTHHPGHATELCHNITNADYDVVVAIGGDGTVNEVINGLLGPAPTPRTNIPTLAVIPTGSANVFVRALGFPPEPIHATEALAHTLEHNLKRTIDLGIWQDHWFAVNAGFGIDADVIATMDRARRRGFAATPLRYIRVTYRAWRRARKYPPTINVRGKDRNGATKTARNLPFCIISNTNPWTFLGPLPVITNPRNSFDVGLGVFGINSVAGLAGILAVLQMLGANMITPIAQWLEKRTFVFDDAMEVTLDCATRQRFQVDGEYAGEHQSATLTVLPDAIEVYAPKEKIPTKPLSWIKLGLSFFDIRL; the protein is encoded by the coding sequence GTGCGACTGCTGCTAATTTCCAACCCGAACTCCACCACTCAAACCCCGGAGCTCTTCCGCCACATCATCCCCACCCTCCGGGGCGTGACCGGACTTCACCTCACCACCTACTTCACCCACCACCCTGGCCACGCCACCGAATTATGTCACAATATCACCAACGCGGATTACGACGTGGTGGTTGCTATCGGCGGTGACGGCACCGTTAACGAAGTCATCAATGGACTCTTGGGGCCAGCACCCACTCCCCGCACCAACATCCCCACCCTTGCGGTCATCCCCACCGGTTCCGCCAATGTTTTTGTCCGCGCCCTCGGCTTCCCACCCGAACCCATCCACGCCACCGAAGCACTCGCCCACACCCTCGAACATAACCTCAAACGCACTATAGACCTCGGCATTTGGCAAGACCACTGGTTTGCCGTGAACGCCGGCTTCGGTATCGACGCCGACGTCATTGCCACCATGGACCGGGCCCGCCGCCGCGGCTTTGCCGCCACACCCCTGCGCTATATTCGCGTCACCTACCGGGCGTGGCGCCGCGCCCGCAAATACCCACCCACCATCAACGTGCGGGGCAAAGACCGAAACGGCGCCACCAAAACCGCCCGCAACCTGCCCTTCTGTATCATAAGCAACACCAACCCCTGGACCTTCCTTGGGCCCCTCCCCGTCATCACCAACCCCCGCAACTCTTTCGACGTCGGCCTTGGTGTTTTCGGAATTAATAGCGTCGCCGGCCTCGCCGGCATCCTCGCAGTCCTCCAAATGCTTGGTGCAAACATGATCACCCCCATCGCCCAATGGTTGGAAAAACGCACTTTCGTATTCGACGACGCCATGGAAGTCACCTTGGATTGCGCCACCCGGCAACGCTTCCAAGTCGACGGCGAATACGCGGGCGAGCACCAATCGGCCACCCTCACCGTCCTCCCCGACGCCATCGAGGTCTACGCCCCCAAAGAGAAAATCCCCACCAAACCCCTCTCCTGGATAAAACTCGGACTCAGCTTCTTCGACATTCGCCTATAA
- a CDS encoding YgfZ/GcvT domain-containing protein, which yields MTNNSSSPLLETVPGATPPGDTDQHPTHMGVAWHYGNPLTEQRHCATGALVDRSHRTVIRVSGPDAATFLHNLLSQKLDDVPDGFSASALNLDGQGRILHYLDVTKVKDAFYLDISAVDAESLVDYLRAMVFWSQVEITVTDLGILSIIGAEVPDVGGEFSRQLPFGAWVRHDVFVPRGALVDVAKRIIEQGIEPMGLMAYTAERVRAGLPERSLDLDDKSIPHEVPALINRGERIAAVHLDKGCYRGQETVARVENLGRPPRLLTLVHLDGSAPTLPTPGTPIVMGPATGRQRTVGRIGTVIHDHEFGPIALALLKRAALTSQALMAGESAILVDPDFIPAEEQSQAGRVAINRLRGSETQQ from the coding sequence GTGACCAATAATTCTTCTTCACCGTTACTGGAAACAGTGCCGGGGGCGACCCCACCCGGCGACACCGACCAACACCCCACCCATATGGGGGTGGCTTGGCATTATGGAAATCCGCTCACCGAACAACGGCATTGTGCCACGGGCGCGCTGGTGGACCGTTCGCATCGCACGGTCATTCGGGTGTCAGGCCCGGATGCCGCCACGTTTCTGCATAATTTGCTTTCCCAAAAACTCGACGATGTTCCCGACGGGTTCAGCGCCAGTGCCCTGAACTTGGATGGTCAGGGGCGGATCCTGCACTACCTGGATGTGACCAAGGTAAAGGATGCGTTTTACCTGGACATCTCCGCGGTGGATGCGGAATCGTTGGTGGATTATTTGCGCGCAATGGTGTTTTGGTCGCAGGTGGAGATCACCGTCACGGATCTGGGGATCTTGAGCATCATTGGCGCCGAGGTGCCAGATGTGGGCGGCGAGTTTTCCCGCCAGCTGCCGTTTGGCGCCTGGGTGCGGCACGACGTGTTTGTGCCCCGGGGTGCGCTTGTCGACGTCGCAAAGCGAATAATCGAACAGGGAATCGAACCGATGGGACTCATGGCGTACACCGCCGAACGGGTGCGGGCGGGCCTGCCGGAACGCAGCCTTGACCTTGATGACAAGTCGATACCGCACGAGGTGCCGGCGCTCATTAACCGGGGTGAGCGCATTGCCGCCGTCCACCTGGACAAGGGCTGCTATCGCGGGCAGGAAACCGTGGCGCGGGTGGAAAACCTGGGGCGGCCACCCCGGCTACTGACGCTCGTGCACCTCGATGGCTCCGCCCCCACCCTGCCCACCCCCGGCACCCCCATCGTGATGGGACCAGCAACAGGCCGGCAACGGACGGTGGGGCGCATTGGAACCGTCATCCATGACCACGAATTCGGGCCCATCGCGCTGGCGCTCCTCAAACGCGCCGCCCTCACGTCGCAGGCGCTGATGGCCGGGGAATCCGCAATCCTTGTGGACCCGGATTTCATTCCGGCGGAAGAACAATCCCAAGCCGGCCGGGTCGCAATTAACCGACTGCGTGGGAGCGAAACTCAGCAATAA
- a CDS encoding FABP family protein — MSDDMVNNEPHEEPTDAPKISLGGSDAVNLAAEQWKETAHRNIPGLGDLPIPDDTANLREGPSLHDGLLALLPLVGVWRGTGQALDHTDADAKPTQFGQQIIFAHDGENYLTYSSRVWKLDDEGNQVGLDHRETGFWRITGKDEIEVVVAHSTGVVEIFYGNPIKERAWEITSASTLVTTTGPKNLGAGKRLFGLMPNNNLGWVDERMVDGEYHPRMSAELSRVIG, encoded by the coding sequence ATGAGTGATGACATGGTAAATAATGAACCCCATGAGGAGCCGACTGACGCTCCAAAGATTTCGTTGGGGGGTAGTGATGCGGTGAACTTAGCTGCTGAGCAGTGGAAAGAAACGGCGCATCGGAATATTCCCGGGTTGGGGGATTTACCGATTCCTGACGACACGGCAAACCTGCGGGAGGGCCCCAGTTTGCATGATGGGTTATTAGCGTTGTTGCCGCTCGTGGGGGTGTGGCGGGGCACCGGCCAGGCGTTGGATCACACGGATGCGGATGCGAAACCCACCCAGTTTGGGCAACAGATTATTTTCGCCCATGATGGCGAGAATTATCTGACATATTCGTCTCGGGTGTGGAAGCTTGACGACGAGGGGAATCAGGTAGGCCTCGACCACCGGGAGACTGGTTTCTGGCGAATCACCGGCAAGGACGAGATCGAAGTAGTGGTGGCGCATTCAACAGGCGTGGTGGAGATTTTCTATGGGAATCCGATCAAGGAACGGGCGTGGGAAATCACGTCGGCATCAACGTTGGTGACCACAACCGGACCAAAGAATTTGGGTGCGGGCAAACGCCTGTTTGGCCTGATGCCGAATAATAACCTGGGGTGGGTGGATGAGCGCATGGTGGATGGGGAATACCACCCACGCATGTCTGCCGAATTATCACGGGTGATTGGTTAG
- the purM gene encoding phosphoribosylformylglycinamidine cyclo-ligase, with the protein MTDSAQSDATVSYAAAGVDIEAGDRAVELFAPLAKKATRPEVRGGLGGFAGLFALGNYRQPLLAAGSDGVGTKLAVAQAMGKHDTIGIDLVAMCVDDLVVCGAEPLFLQDYIAIGKVVPEHVADIVSGIAEGCVQAGCALLGGETAEHPGVMEPGEYDVSATAVGVVEADELLGPDRVRKDDVVIAMASSGLHSNGYSLARYVLLEKAGLLLDAYVEDLDRTLGEELLEPTRIYAKDCLALADECEVHTFCHVTGGGLAGNLARVIPTGLVAELSRGTWVPGPIFRLIQNVGKVPQAEMEKTFNMGVGMVAVVAPEDRDRALAMLTARHIDAWELGTIRDADDLQAPGAVVLTGDHPGY; encoded by the coding sequence ATGACCGATTCTGCACAGTCGGATGCCACTGTCTCCTACGCGGCCGCGGGGGTGGACATCGAGGCGGGGGACCGGGCCGTGGAATTATTTGCCCCACTGGCCAAGAAGGCCACCCGGCCTGAGGTTCGGGGCGGTTTGGGCGGATTCGCCGGGCTGTTTGCCCTGGGTAACTACCGTCAGCCGTTGTTGGCCGCCGGCTCCGATGGGGTGGGTACGAAATTGGCGGTCGCCCAGGCTATGGGCAAGCATGACACCATCGGCATCGACCTGGTGGCCATGTGCGTGGATGACTTGGTGGTGTGCGGGGCGGAGCCGCTGTTTTTACAGGACTATATTGCCATCGGCAAGGTGGTGCCCGAGCATGTGGCCGATATCGTGTCCGGCATTGCCGAGGGCTGCGTGCAGGCCGGGTGCGCCCTCCTGGGTGGGGAGACCGCGGAGCATCCGGGGGTCATGGAGCCGGGGGAGTACGATGTGTCCGCTACCGCCGTGGGCGTGGTGGAAGCCGATGAGCTGCTGGGCCCGGATCGGGTGCGGAAAGACGACGTGGTGATCGCCATGGCCTCCTCCGGCTTGCATTCGAACGGGTATTCGTTAGCGCGGTATGTACTACTGGAAAAGGCCGGGTTGCTTCTCGACGCCTATGTGGAGGACTTGGACCGCACCCTGGGGGAGGAGCTTTTGGAGCCCACCCGCATTTACGCCAAGGACTGCTTGGCGTTGGCCGACGAGTGCGAGGTGCACACCTTCTGCCATGTCACGGGTGGGGGCCTGGCCGGCAACTTGGCCCGGGTCATCCCGACTGGGCTGGTGGCGGAGCTGTCCCGCGGCACGTGGGTGCCGGGGCCGATTTTCCGCCTGATCCAAAACGTGGGCAAGGTGCCGCAGGCTGAGATGGAGAAAACCTTCAACATGGGGGTGGGCATGGTGGCAGTGGTGGCCCCAGAGGATCGGGATCGGGCCTTGGCCATGCTTACCGCCCGGCACATTGATGCGTGGGAGTTGGGGACCATTCGAGATGCCGATGATCTTCAGGCTCCCGGTGCGGTGGTGCTTACCGGCGACCACCCGGGCTATTAA